The Solibacillus daqui genome has a segment encoding these proteins:
- a CDS encoding HAMP domain-containing sensor histidine kinase, translating into MKTLYTKFVVTTIVIMIFSSLTAFFISNLYYQSSLKPQNDAKTTKLAVEMVQYIEKHPELPLPDYLQHSAANGYHIMLIDSKNNTKMFGEPFRDTAIDQATIEKVLNGDIYHGISEFPHQTFVTGFFANELKNSIGVPLHYANETYAFFLRPNVKIAFNEMHYLFAALIVFTILLSIVLVLLSTKFIVHPITKLKAATSSIADGNYKIQLDHRNDELGQLSESFMQMANKLSYVDEKRKEFISNISHDIQSPLSNIKGFMTLIENEHTIKEQYALSINAEINRLSTLTNQLLQLTTLDQQERTVKFKNYSLDEQLQKLIHQYQWQFQQKDLMASYSLPATTIYGDSELLNMVWDNLLSNAIKYTNEFGMISIQLQQDSDAISVIFHDNGIGIPEQEQQRIFERFYRVDSARTRTIEGTGLGLAIVQQIVQLHNGTIDVVSTLGEGTTITVTIPQNDANNYL; encoded by the coding sequence ATGAAAACATTATATACAAAATTTGTGGTCACAACGATCGTTATTATGATTTTTAGTAGTTTAACGGCATTTTTCATTTCGAATTTGTACTATCAATCTTCATTAAAGCCTCAAAATGATGCGAAAACAACCAAGCTCGCAGTTGAAATGGTGCAATATATTGAAAAGCATCCGGAGCTACCATTACCAGATTACTTACAGCATAGTGCAGCGAACGGTTATCACATAATGCTAATTGACAGCAAAAATAATACCAAGATGTTCGGCGAGCCTTTTCGCGATACAGCCATTGACCAGGCAACTATTGAAAAAGTACTAAATGGTGATATCTATCACGGTATCTCAGAATTTCCACATCAAACATTTGTAACTGGATTTTTTGCCAATGAGCTCAAAAACTCGATCGGTGTGCCCCTTCACTATGCCAATGAAACATATGCCTTCTTTTTAAGGCCGAATGTTAAAATTGCTTTCAATGAAATGCATTATTTATTTGCAGCGCTGATTGTCTTTACGATTTTATTAAGTATTGTCCTTGTATTACTCAGTACCAAATTCATCGTACATCCTATCACAAAATTAAAAGCAGCTACATCGTCAATTGCCGATGGAAACTATAAAATTCAACTGGATCATCGAAATGATGAATTGGGCCAGTTATCAGAAAGCTTTATGCAAATGGCAAATAAGCTGTCTTATGTCGATGAAAAGCGTAAGGAATTCATTTCGAACATTTCGCATGATATCCAGTCCCCTTTATCGAATATTAAAGGATTTATGACATTAATCGAAAACGAACATACCATTAAAGAACAGTATGCACTATCGATCAATGCTGAAATTAATCGACTTTCGACGTTAACAAATCAATTGCTTCAACTTACTACATTGGATCAGCAGGAACGTACCGTAAAGTTCAAAAACTATTCGTTAGACGAGCAGCTACAAAAGCTGATTCATCAATACCAATGGCAATTTCAACAAAAGGATCTCATGGCTAGCTATTCCCTACCTGCTACAACTATTTACGGCGATAGCGAATTATTAAATATGGTGTGGGACAATTTACTGTCAAATGCGATTAAATACACAAACGAATTTGGTATGATTAGCATTCAATTACAGCAAGATTCAGATGCAATTTCCGTGATTTTTCACGATAACGGTATTGGGATTCCTGAACAGGAGCAACAGCGAATTTTCGAACGTTTTTACCGCGTTGATTCTGCCCGAACACGTACAATTGAGGGGACAGGCTTAGGTTTAGCGATCGTCCAACAAATCGTTCAGCTGCATAACGGAACCATTGATGTAGTAAGTACTCTAGGTGAAGGCACAACAATTACGGTAACGATTCCGCAAAATGACGCGAATAACTATTTGTAA
- a CDS encoding response regulator transcription factor: MTTLLIVDDDPKVREVISIYFSQIGYTTVTAQHGIEALETLKTVPIDVAIVDVMMPYLSGIDVVKEIRRLYNLPVILLTAKGQIEDKEQGYHAGTDDYVVKPVDPKELQFRVEALLRLYDTTPTDTLRLGPLSIHPNRYEIQIGDQTLLFPLKEFELLSYLVKNHGRVLTREQIIDEVWNIDFAGDERTVDVHIKRLRARLLQLAPNLHIKTVRGVGYSIEVSK; this comes from the coding sequence ATGACAACTCTCCTAATTGTAGATGACGACCCGAAAGTTCGGGAAGTCATCTCCATTTATTTTTCGCAAATTGGCTATACGACTGTAACGGCACAGCATGGCATTGAAGCGCTCGAAACGCTAAAAACCGTTCCTATTGATGTGGCGATTGTCGATGTTATGATGCCCTATTTAAGCGGCATTGACGTTGTAAAGGAAATTCGAAGACTGTATAATTTGCCCGTAATTTTACTTACAGCCAAAGGGCAAATCGAGGACAAGGAACAAGGCTATCATGCTGGTACGGATGATTATGTCGTGAAGCCTGTTGATCCGAAAGAATTACAATTTCGCGTGGAGGCATTATTGCGCCTATATGACACGACTCCAACTGATACCTTACGACTTGGGCCGCTTAGTATTCACCCGAATCGTTATGAAATTCAAATCGGCGATCAAACATTGCTCTTTCCATTGAAGGAATTTGAGCTACTAAGCTATCTCGTGAAAAATCATGGGCGTGTTTTGACGCGTGAGCAAATTATTGATGAAGTATGGAATATTGATTTTGCTGGCGATGAACGAACAGTTGATGTGCATATTAAACGATTGCGCGCACGGCTTTTGCAATTAGCACCTAATCTACATATCAAAACGGTGCGCGGTGTCGGCTATTCGATTGAGGTAAGCAAATGA
- a CDS encoding ABC transporter ATP-binding protein, with protein METFKLQQIKKSFFIEDREEVILKNIDLSLNKGELTALVGASGSGKSTLLTIAAGLQQATDGQILFENQDLAALSAEQIRAIRAKKFGFVFQFSHLVPFLTVEEQLTLMLDVADKKINKAEVTRVLQLVGMEHRKNAYPSSLSGGEKQRVAIARAIIHQPEILFADEPTASLDSKKTEDIMALLQTLTKELNLTTLLVTHDQEVLHFVDNIVTMQDGEIIQTPVQS; from the coding sequence GTGGAGACATTTAAATTACAGCAAATTAAAAAATCCTTCTTCATTGAGGATCGTGAAGAAGTGATTTTAAAAAATATTGATTTATCGTTAAATAAAGGCGAATTAACAGCATTAGTTGGTGCATCAGGCTCTGGGAAAAGTACATTATTAACGATTGCAGCCGGTTTACAACAGGCAACGGATGGACAGATTTTATTTGAAAACCAAGATTTAGCAGCATTATCTGCGGAACAAATCCGTGCCATTCGCGCCAAAAAATTCGGCTTTGTCTTTCAGTTTTCACATCTCGTTCCCTTTTTAACAGTGGAAGAACAGCTTACACTCATGTTAGATGTTGCCGATAAAAAGATTAATAAAGCCGAAGTTACGCGAGTATTACAGCTTGTTGGTATGGAACATCGTAAAAATGCCTACCCTTCTTCCCTTTCTGGTGGTGAAAAGCAGCGTGTAGCCATTGCCCGTGCTATAATTCATCAGCCTGAAATTCTTTTTGCCGATGAACCGACAGCAAGCCTTGATTCGAAAAAAACAGAAGATATTATGGCTTTGCTACAAACATTAACAAAAGAGCTCAATTTAACAACTTTACTTGTCACACATGACCAAGAAGTGCTACATTTTGTAGACAACATTGTAACGATGCAGGACGGAGAAATTATTCAAACCCCTGTGCAATCGTAA
- a CDS encoding ABC transporter permease, giving the protein MNLALKEMKKNKSKFFIFGSIVFLISTLTFMIAGLANGLSQDNAALIKEMPDGHFYMTTDAEDNYALSAISPEQQDSILKQYDDATALSIQMGIFYNEEGKQQSVAFATTSDSEQFPQVKSGEIIVDKSLQEDGYQVGDILTNNQYSGQWKIVGFSEQTKFNHAAVAFINPDNFAEMYRTLDQQLIYMPGDEANSIDGLTAYTNKEFLNTIPSYSAEQLSLNMIIWFLVVISGLLFAIFFYMMNIQKTSLFGILKAIGVKTKTLFAMMWVQMLFITAISLALSIGLSQLFQQVAPDGMPFHLTIETTLVFAAIFLIIGFIGATLSGLQIKKIQPLQAIQQGEM; this is encoded by the coding sequence ATGAACTTAGCATTAAAAGAAATGAAAAAAAATAAAAGTAAATTTTTCATTTTCGGGTCTATTGTCTTTTTAATTAGTACCCTAACATTTATGATTGCCGGATTAGCGAACGGGCTGTCACAGGACAATGCCGCACTTATTAAAGAGATGCCGGATGGACACTTTTATATGACGACGGATGCGGAAGATAATTATGCATTGTCAGCCATTTCACCTGAACAGCAGGATAGCATTTTAAAGCAATATGATGATGCAACGGCGCTGTCAATTCAAATGGGGATTTTTTATAATGAAGAGGGCAAACAGCAAAGTGTAGCATTTGCAACGACAAGTGATTCTGAGCAGTTCCCTCAAGTCAAAAGCGGTGAAATCATCGTTGATAAATCGTTACAAGAAGATGGATATCAAGTTGGCGATATTTTAACAAACAATCAATATAGCGGACAGTGGAAAATCGTTGGGTTTTCAGAGCAAACGAAATTTAACCACGCTGCCGTAGCCTTTATTAACCCAGATAATTTTGCAGAAATGTATCGCACACTGGATCAACAATTAATCTATATGCCTGGCGATGAAGCAAATTCAATTGATGGATTAACTGCCTATACGAATAAAGAATTTTTAAACACGATTCCAAGCTATTCTGCAGAGCAATTAAGCTTGAACATGATTATTTGGTTTTTAGTTGTCATTAGCGGCTTACTATTTGCCATTTTCTTCTACATGATGAACATTCAAAAAACAAGTCTCTTCGGTATTTTAAAAGCGATTGGTGTCAAAACGAAAACATTATTCGCAATGATGTGGGTGCAAATGCTATTTATTACGGCGATTTCACTTGCTTTATCTATCGGCTTAAGTCAACTGTTCCAACAAGTTGCACCAGACGGTATGCCGTTCCATTTAACAATTGAAACGACGTTAGTGTTTGCAGCTATTTTCTTAATTATTGGCTTTATTGGTGCTACCTTATCGGGCTTACAAATCAAAAAAATTCAGCCACTTCAGGCGATTCAGCAAGGAGAGATGTAA
- a CDS encoding phosphotransferase gives MDFRKLQSFIENKWNITFQDYTIIRNQEKRIFEIITPMQTYIVKGEKQILQEVETFCQFANSLQTVLPISPYLQTTDSTFAAEKDGFVYTVEQKGIGAEIQQLNDAQIEAIGAMLGKLHAFSLKHKLSLHKATSWSMFGGNATVAIGDYDENELSFLNFKEAFQQFEAFSAIEQLYNAHRNLLKQNWSTLPKAATQGDFCYYNMLFENNKMTGIFDFNLAGDEILLNECIAAAVYCCWHVAYEGERSSEQRYQLFISGYQQFRPWASLENDLAPYLFAIIRAFRYDRVDKGIANIAQHKLFLQQTKDILSIK, from the coding sequence ATGGATTTTCGGAAACTGCAATCATTTATTGAAAACAAATGGAACATAACTTTCCAAGACTATACAATTATCCGCAATCAAGAAAAGCGCATTTTTGAAATCATCACACCAATGCAAACGTACATCGTAAAAGGAGAAAAACAAATTTTACAGGAAGTCGAGACATTTTGTCAGTTTGCGAATAGCCTGCAAACTGTGCTGCCGATATCACCTTATCTCCAAACAACAGATTCGACTTTCGCTGCTGAAAAAGATGGGTTTGTTTATACGGTTGAACAAAAAGGTATCGGGGCTGAAATTCAGCAATTGAACGATGCGCAAATTGAAGCAATTGGCGCGATGCTTGGCAAATTACATGCCTTTTCATTGAAACATAAATTATCCTTACATAAAGCAACTTCGTGGTCGATGTTTGGCGGCAATGCAACAGTGGCGATTGGGGACTATGATGAAAATGAATTAAGCTTTCTCAATTTTAAAGAAGCATTTCAGCAGTTTGAAGCCTTTTCAGCCATTGAGCAACTGTATAACGCGCACCGAAATTTATTAAAACAGAATTGGTCAACTTTACCGAAGGCTGCGACACAAGGTGATTTTTGTTACTATAATATGCTATTTGAAAATAATAAAATGACCGGCATTTTTGATTTTAATTTAGCTGGTGACGAAATTTTATTAAATGAATGTATTGCAGCAGCTGTTTATTGTTGCTGGCATGTAGCATATGAAGGTGAACGTTCTTCGGAGCAAAGATATCAATTATTTATAAGCGGCTACCAGCAATTCCGTCCTTGGGCATCATTAGAAAACGATCTTGCCCCATATCTATTTGCGATTATCCGCGCATTTCGCTATGATCGCGTCGATAAAGGCATTGCCAACATCGCGCAGCATAAACTATTTCTACAACAAACGAAAGACATCTTGTCGATCAAATAA
- a CDS encoding GNAT family N-acetyltransferase: MLSIQQIDEKTYPLGKKVIFSYQSEKYYKIHSENKGHLQTFTLTEEEFEIPFIKEREEEIFEPYKEGSEVYLAQFNNEEAAIMVIQKMEWNNTLYIHDLYVNEGFKQKGIGQSLIELAKKRATKLGVRAIVLESQTSNYPAIQFYLKNGFQLVGFNLISYSNEDVKNHEVRIELGFLLENLT, encoded by the coding sequence ATGTTATCGATTCAGCAAATTGATGAAAAAACCTATCCTTTAGGGAAAAAAGTGATTTTTTCCTATCAATCAGAGAAGTATTATAAAATTCACTCGGAAAATAAAGGGCATCTGCAAACGTTTACGTTAACAGAAGAAGAATTTGAAATTCCTTTTATAAAAGAACGGGAAGAAGAAATCTTTGAACCGTATAAAGAAGGTTCGGAAGTTTATTTGGCACAGTTTAACAACGAAGAAGCAGCAATTATGGTCATCCAGAAAATGGAGTGGAATAATACATTATACATTCATGATTTATATGTGAACGAAGGATTTAAGCAAAAGGGCATTGGGCAAAGTTTAATTGAATTAGCGAAAAAGAGAGCAACAAAATTAGGCGTTAGAGCCATTGTATTAGAATCACAAACGTCTAATTATCCTGCGATTCAATTTTATTTGAAAAATGGCTTTCAGTTAGTAGGGTTTAATTTGATTTCCTATTCAAATGAAGATGTAAAAAATCATGAAGTTCGTATTGAATTGGGCTTTTTGTTAGAAAATCTTACATAA
- a CDS encoding GNAT family N-acetyltransferase, with protein MRNNTLKYHIRLANSDDINALCLIRNHEALFLKYLQLQHDEEAYLAVAQVEDVLVGFGLLKLTGPLIPKLSDLFVKPAFRHQGIGQALIKFREQLAFELGYDEIFVSVDPFENPKMVRLVTTLYYVAISEPYEKSAIYYNEDGTTYEKTYLRVDFKKKLHSL; from the coding sequence ATGAGGAATAATACGCTGAAATATCATATCCGACTTGCAAATAGTGACGACATAAATGCCCTTTGCCTCATTCGTAACCATGAAGCGCTATTTTTAAAATACTTGCAACTTCAGCACGACGAAGAAGCTTATCTAGCAGTCGCACAAGTTGAAGATGTGCTTGTTGGTTTTGGCTTATTAAAATTGACTGGACCTTTAATCCCGAAACTGAGTGACCTTTTTGTAAAGCCTGCATTTCGCCATCAAGGTATTGGCCAGGCGCTCATCAAATTTCGTGAGCAGTTGGCATTTGAACTCGGCTATGATGAAATTTTCGTCAGTGTCGATCCGTTTGAAAACCCTAAAATGGTACGGCTTGTGACAACACTTTACTACGTAGCCATTAGTGAACCATATGAAAAAAGTGCCATCTACTATAATGAAGATGGCACGACATATGAAAAAACGTATTTGCGGGTGGATTTTAAAAAGAAGCTACATTCATTATGA
- a CDS encoding DUF2785 domain-containing protein produces the protein MNDSIKFLTQIHEKKFTHLQPEQLDALLVFMLEHIGHTDSYIRDTLIYSGFCELILNNHLTDSQLILIAKTCSDDERLYFNINELQSDAVLTRSFSALAIQLVLYKDQNERFLTEQLAAHIITKSIDYLKFEHDYRGYIDNKGWAHSVAHGSDLLARAVSHPLFSNVATTAEVLTIVEKCLCTDYAYIDEEDERMMPVIDALLEKGLSEADLHTWLEKLSQFQHDEYLKHYRVHWNIKKFMLSLYVHFIRKQQYIGITNWIFKTYIDHPKNEE, from the coding sequence ATGAACGATTCAATCAAATTTTTAACGCAGATTCATGAAAAAAAGTTTACACATTTACAACCAGAGCAACTAGATGCGCTGTTAGTTTTTATGCTTGAACATATCGGTCATACGGATTCATACATTCGCGATACCCTCATCTACAGCGGCTTTTGCGAACTTATTTTAAACAACCATCTAACAGATTCGCAGCTTATATTAATTGCAAAAACTTGCAGTGATGATGAACGTCTCTATTTCAACATTAACGAACTACAAAGTGATGCGGTGCTGACGCGTTCCTTTTCGGCACTTGCCATTCAACTCGTTTTATACAAAGACCAAAACGAACGATTTTTAACGGAACAATTGGCAGCACATATCATTACTAAGAGTATTGATTATTTAAAGTTCGAGCACGATTACCGGGGCTATATTGACAATAAAGGCTGGGCGCATAGTGTGGCACATGGTAGTGATCTGCTTGCTCGGGCGGTTTCCCATCCCCTATTTTCTAACGTCGCTACAACAGCTGAAGTACTTACAATAGTAGAAAAATGTTTATGTACCGATTATGCCTATATCGATGAAGAAGATGAACGCATGATGCCTGTCATTGATGCATTATTAGAAAAAGGATTATCCGAAGCCGACCTACATACTTGGCTTGAAAAACTATCCCAATTCCAACACGATGAATACTTAAAACATTATCGCGTTCATTGGAATATTAAAAAATTCATGCTTTCGTTATATGTGCATTTCATTCGAAAGCAACAATATATAGGCATCACAAATTGGATTTTTAAAACGTATATAGACCATCCAAAAAATGAGGAATAA
- a CDS encoding GNAT family N-acetyltransferase has product MTTFEQLTVEQLEEAAAYIAALNSNKKFHIGFCGTEKEDILGDLHEDFVEDNQVYIFVTRNADEITGLVGFDIYDGTAEVWGPFSREQQIENQLQFWHFATAKLNQVKEFLFFINEENTFQQQFMQMIDAKKSSDELYLKRMKETFQPLDVIRSEPYHEQDFAQFEAIHSQAFPNTYNSAKTIVERLHKSAHQLIVLKENHALQGYAYFEIDDAQHSTHLEFIAIAPAYRGQGLGKQLLNEALTLIFANEAITHVTLTVNNTNTHANSLYYKTGFQKQDALLSYVLQV; this is encoded by the coding sequence ATGACAACTTTTGAACAACTAACAGTCGAGCAATTAGAAGAAGCAGCTGCTTATATTGCCGCACTCAATTCAAACAAGAAATTTCATATCGGCTTTTGTGGTACGGAAAAAGAGGATATTTTAGGTGATTTGCATGAGGATTTTGTTGAAGATAATCAAGTGTACATATTTGTTACGAGGAACGCAGATGAAATTACCGGACTTGTAGGCTTTGACATTTACGACGGAACGGCCGAAGTTTGGGGACCATTTTCAAGAGAGCAACAGATTGAAAACCAGTTACAGTTTTGGCATTTTGCGACTGCAAAGTTAAATCAGGTCAAGGAATTTTTATTCTTTATCAATGAAGAAAATACATTTCAGCAGCAATTCATGCAAATGATTGATGCAAAAAAATCGAGTGACGAATTGTATTTAAAACGAATGAAGGAAACCTTTCAGCCACTTGATGTTATACGCAGTGAACCGTATCATGAACAGGATTTCGCACAATTTGAAGCGATTCATTCACAAGCATTTCCCAATACGTACAATAGCGCAAAAACAATTGTAGAAAGGCTTCATAAGAGCGCGCACCAGCTCATTGTTTTGAAAGAAAATCATGCTTTACAAGGCTATGCTTACTTTGAAATCGATGACGCGCAACACTCTACACATTTAGAATTTATCGCAATTGCGCCAGCGTACCGTGGACAAGGACTTGGTAAGCAGCTATTAAACGAAGCATTAACACTAATTTTTGCGAATGAAGCAATTACGCACGTAACATTAACGGTAAATAATACGAACACCCATGCAAATAGCCTGTATTACAAAACAGGCTTCCAAAAGCAGGATGCGCTTTTGAGTTATGTATTGCAGGTGTAG
- a CDS encoding DUF2087 domain-containing protein → MIILDIQNISVDTLVKGYELHEDRYECLFCSQQFQAHEVFPMEGRFFTAEGMMKNHIKQVHTSPFHALLALDKKVTGLSDVQLDMLQYFFEGKSDQEIVSESNLTSVSTVRQHRFKLREKEKQAKIFIALMQLMKSPEHYAIHKGARQVDERYSIEEKEREKVLATYFKNGLDGGIDTIPSKEKKKLILLQHILKRFDMSKRYREKEVNEILITVNADFVSLRRHLIEYGFMERSNDGSEYWVKK, encoded by the coding sequence GTGATTATTTTGGATATTCAAAATATTTCGGTAGATACATTGGTTAAGGGATATGAACTTCACGAAGATCGTTATGAATGCTTGTTTTGCTCGCAGCAATTTCAAGCACATGAAGTATTTCCAATGGAAGGACGCTTTTTTACAGCAGAGGGCATGATGAAAAACCATATCAAACAAGTACATACATCGCCATTTCATGCGTTGTTAGCGCTCGATAAAAAGGTGACGGGCTTATCCGATGTGCAGCTTGATATGCTTCAATACTTTTTTGAAGGAAAATCCGATCAGGAAATTGTCTCAGAAAGTAATTTGACGAGTGTATCAACTGTACGTCAGCATCGATTTAAGCTACGTGAAAAGGAAAAACAGGCAAAAATTTTTATTGCGTTAATGCAGCTAATGAAAAGCCCAGAGCATTACGCGATTCATAAGGGAGCGAGACAAGTGGACGAACGTTATAGTATTGAAGAAAAAGAACGTGAAAAGGTATTAGCAACTTATTTCAAAAATGGCTTAGACGGTGGGATTGACACGATTCCAAGTAAGGAAAAGAAAAAGCTAATACTATTGCAACATATTTTAAAGCGCTTTGACATGAGCAAGCGTTATCGTGAAAAAGAAGTGAATGAAATATTAATAACAGTAAATGCGGATTTTGTATCGCTACGCCGTCATTTAATAGAGTATGGCTTTATGGAGCGCAGTAATGATGGTTCGGAATATTGGGTGAAGAAGTAG
- a CDS encoding DUF6176 family protein, producing the protein MNVELTRYRVRAGKSSKVEEWLNFLNDHMEDVLVTLECERMYVETIFHEILNGEEYLYWYSVRGQGGVNVDDSSHWIDVKHLEYWDECIDESFGSFDLTTKVVMIPKKVRASMDF; encoded by the coding sequence ATGAATGTGGAATTGACAAGGTATCGTGTAAGGGCTGGTAAATCTTCTAAAGTGGAAGAATGGTTAAACTTTTTGAATGACCATATGGAAGATGTACTTGTTACACTTGAATGTGAAAGGATGTATGTTGAAACGATTTTTCATGAAATTTTGAATGGCGAAGAATATTTATATTGGTATTCAGTTCGTGGACAGGGTGGAGTGAATGTCGATGATTCGTCCCACTGGATTGATGTAAAACACCTGGAATATTGGGATGAATGCATCGATGAAAGCTTTGGTTCTTTCGATTTAACAACAAAAGTCGTAATGATTCCGAAAAAAGTCCGAGCAAGTATGGATTTTTGA
- a CDS encoding GNAT family N-acetyltransferase, with protein MTIVRLATLEDIDALVQMRWDFSEEDNGVSAVRFEEFDLICRKFLMTALESGDWYIWVAEAEKEIVSHMYLQLIHKVPRPGKTSDPYYGYVTNVYTRPAYRSQGLGSEIHAAMEKWSKENDVEFLILWPSSDSVPFYEKNGFARCEEAMEKHW; from the coding sequence TTGACGATTGTAAGATTAGCAACTTTAGAAGATATAGATGCTTTGGTTCAAATGCGTTGGGATTTTTCTGAGGAAGATAATGGTGTTAGTGCAGTTCGTTTTGAGGAGTTCGATCTGATTTGTCGTAAGTTTTTGATGACAGCATTGGAAAGTGGAGACTGGTATATTTGGGTGGCAGAAGCGGAAAAGGAAATCGTTTCACATATGTATTTACAGCTGATACATAAAGTACCCAGACCAGGGAAAACGTCAGATCCATATTACGGATATGTGACGAATGTCTATACACGCCCGGCGTATAGAAGCCAAGGTTTAGGAAGCGAGATACACGCTGCTATGGAAAAATGGTCAAAAGAAAATGACGTTGAATTTCTAATCCTTTGGCCGAGTAGTGATAGTGTGCCGTTTTACGAAAAGAACGGATTTGCTCGATGTGAAGAAGCGATGGAAAAACATTGGTGA
- a CDS encoding NUDIX hydrolase yields MGYIMNLRKKIGTDPIFMVGACVLIFNERNELLMQHRIDNDCWGLAGGSMELGETLEDVALREMYEETGLTAHELSLFDIFSGKDFYYQYPHGDEVYNVSTAYICTDYSGDLRCDPEEAKDLQFFRLDSLPEHISPPDKIVIRKYLERDSENG; encoded by the coding sequence ATGGGTTATATCATGAATTTACGAAAAAAAATTGGGACTGACCCAATATTTATGGTAGGTGCGTGTGTTTTGATTTTTAATGAGCGTAATGAGCTTTTAATGCAGCACCGAATTGACAATGATTGCTGGGGATTAGCAGGCGGCTCGATGGAATTAGGTGAAACGTTAGAAGACGTTGCACTACGTGAAATGTATGAGGAAACAGGCCTCACTGCACATGAATTATCGCTATTTGATATTTTCTCTGGCAAAGATTTTTACTATCAATATCCGCATGGCGATGAAGTGTATAACGTCTCAACAGCATATATTTGTACTGACTATAGCGGTGACTTGCGCTGTGATCCTGAAGAAGCGAAAGATTTACAGTTCTTTCGATTAGATTCGCTGCCGGAGCATATTAGCCCGCCAGATAAAATTGTGATTCGTAAATATTTAGAGCGCGATTCAGAAAATGGTTGA
- a CDS encoding S66 family peptidase, which yields MFQPLQKGDKIGIFSSSYPATVIAKERYTRAKAFLENKGFEIVEGSLTGKEDFYRSGTPKARAEELNALLRDPSIKMIMSTIGGTNSNSILPYIDFEAFRNAPKIVVGYSDTTTILLALFAKTNIPTFYGPALIPSFGEFEPLVQDTYDYFEHYFCNPTLPYTLKKSAVWSDEMLNWLEFEKPKTLYKNEWIAVNEGIVEGRLIGGNNNTMYGFIGTPYFPEIKHGDILLIEDSLKDASTVEKNIAMLKLHGIFDKVSAIVLGKHELFDDEGTGRTPLDLLLEQLNGKPIPILAEVDCSHTHPMFPLAIGKKIRVNTIEKTITCIESWL from the coding sequence ATGTTCCAACCACTACAAAAAGGTGATAAAATTGGCATTTTCTCTTCTTCGTATCCTGCAACGGTAATTGCAAAGGAACGTTACACGCGCGCGAAAGCTTTTTTGGAGAATAAGGGTTTTGAAATTGTTGAAGGAAGTTTAACTGGGAAGGAAGATTTCTATAGATCTGGTACTCCAAAGGCTCGCGCCGAAGAATTGAATGCCCTTTTGCGTGACCCTTCCATCAAGATGATCATGTCAACGATTGGTGGGACAAACTCAAACAGTATACTGCCCTATATCGATTTTGAGGCATTTCGAAACGCACCTAAAATTGTCGTTGGTTATTCAGACACAACTACGATTTTACTAGCACTCTTTGCGAAAACGAATATTCCAACATTCTATGGTCCTGCACTTATCCCTTCTTTTGGTGAGTTTGAGCCACTTGTTCAGGATACGTACGATTATTTCGAACACTATTTTTGTAATCCTACTCTACCGTATACGTTAAAAAAGTCGGCCGTTTGGTCAGATGAGATGCTAAACTGGCTTGAATTTGAAAAGCCAAAAACGCTTTATAAAAATGAGTGGATTGCGGTTAATGAAGGAATAGTCGAAGGACGCTTAATTGGTGGAAATAACAATACGATGTACGGCTTTATCGGTACACCTTATTTCCCTGAAATCAAGCATGGTGACATTTTGCTCATTGAAGATTCACTTAAAGATGCTTCAACCGTTGAAAAAAACATTGCCATGCTTAAGCTACACGGGATTTTTGACAAGGTAAGTGCAATTGTACTCGGTAAGCATGAACTTTTTGATGATGAGGGCACTGGTAGAACGCCGCTTGACCTACTTTTAGAGCAGCTTAATGGCAAACCCATTCCGATATTAGCAGAAGTGGATTGTTCACATACACATCCCATGTTCCCACTTGCAATCGGTAAAAAAATTCGCGTCAATACGATTGAAAAAACGATTACATGTATTGAGAGTTGGCTGTAA